The genomic region tcgtggtggtcatttgcctgatgttattttccactattaacggcataccttcctctttataataaaataaacatccgatcatttatatttaaaaataacatttttctttgaatatcaaaataacacctcttattggaaacccctttacttaaagaaataaaagcattttaaGGTTTTGAAGTTTCCATCTTTCCGTCCCTCTAACATCCATATTATTCGTTTGTATAATAAATGTTATGTGCCTTTAAAATAAGTTCGGACCATGCCCGTTtatgtcttttatttttttccgtcTGCACTTATGCCACATCCCTAATTTAAAGTATCTTTTGCAAACTACCCTTTTCTTCTGCTATCGATAAATTACCCCAGTCAGAAAGTGTAAACAAaaactattgtatttttatttgataagtACATAATTAATTTGTTGTATTTCGTAGCAAAAACAAGGGTACACTCAAGGGAAATTTAACTGTTTCATACCCGAAATTTTTAACAGTGAATCtcgaaattaacttttttacgaTAACTAAATACAAGGCACAACCAGAGAACATGgaattaacgttctctggtaaAACCGCACAGCTGTGTGATTAAAATTACACAAAGCTTTTGTCAAGTGTCTTCATGTACCGGCACATGCAGAAGTATAATTTTATGCGTTAGGGAAATTTAAAGGCTTAAATGAATaccactaaaaaatttaaaaactttcacaacggaattaaaataaaatgtttaaagacATTTTTCTAGCAATACAATTTGTACACATTTACCTTTAAAATACAGGGTCAATATTTAATGTACAATTTTTACTTTAGTTCGTTTGAAGTTGGtatatcaattatttatttgaatgatCAAAATGACCCTTTACCATTGATGTATGTAACATGCAGTGATTATACTCTTGATTGGGTATCGTCTGGTATTTTAACGGGTTGCTTATGCTGGTCTGTTTGCGCTCAAGGATTTGGTCCGTCAGGCACATCTTCAGGTTCTGGTTTAATAAATACGTCATCATCCTCTTGATCTTCTTTACTATTCTCGTGCAATAATACATATTCCCTAGTACTAAACCCAAATTTGATAACATCTTTCTCAATTAGTTCATAATATTTGCGCggctcaatttttttgttattcagaAATGTGCCATTGGCTGATTCTAAATCGATTAGATACAGCCGCACACGTTTACCTTGTGAACCATCCTCACGTTCGAATGGCACTAGGCGATATTGTAGCGCTGCATGTTGCTTTGAGCAACTGGGATGATCTACAGCTAAATCGGCCACTTTACGATCTCGCCCCACCAAAAAGCAGCTTTGTCTATGTATGTGCAATGTAGGAAGAGCCGTTTCACCTTTGAACGGATATAAACGCCAACGACGTTTTGGCTTTCTTGCCTCCGGTGGTTCAGCATATTTGACAACAACTCCATTCACTTTGTTTGTGTCTTCCAATAATGCTCCACTTAGGCCAAAATTTGGTTTCTCTTTATCGATTGGCTCCTCTTTTGTCGGATTTGCATCCTGCTTTTCATTTGCTCGTTTGCCACCCCATTCATAGTTTTTGCTATCATCATCACGTGAATTTCTACGCTGTGGCCGGCCACGTTTGGATGGTGAATTTTGTTGCCTAGAGGGCTCTCTGGGCTCTCGCTTAATTCGTTCATCACCATGCGGCCTGCCATGCTCCCTTACAGCACGCGGGCTACGACTGTgtctaaattaattaattttgatattttatattatgatatataaacaaatataagcTATTTACTCCTTGCGCTCGTTGTAACGGTCATATCCCTTAATTCGATCATCTCTCCATTGACCATTGTGATTTCTATTTGCATAACGTTCTCGATAGTCACGTCTTTCCGGTAAATGATCTCTTTCTGCGTATTCATTGCGTGTTTTATTTCCTCGCTCATAACGATCACTACGCGATCGCTCTAAATCGCGTTCATGACTCCTGTCACGTTCCCTACTCTGCTTGCGTCTTTGCCGACTTCTACTTCTGCTACGTTGTCGAGTTCGTCTATCAGGACTGTCCCATTTGGAGACATTCGGTTCTCCACCACTACTTTGTTCTTCACGCTCGCGACTTCGCTGGCGTCGACGCTGCCCTCGTTCTGTGGTCTCATAAAcattttctcgttttttgctaCCATTCTCTCTGCCTTTTGACTTTTTACGCTCCTCAGTTTCTGAATCTGTGTCTGATGAATCACTTCCAGAAGTTGAGGTAGAGCTGCTGCTACTTGATTCGTGCTGCTCCGAATATTTGTTGGATCGATTTTTCTTGCTTGAATGTGTTGAGACACCTTTCATACGTTTTTGCTTGCGATGCCTTGACTCGGACTCGGAACTATGGctctcgttactgctagtatCAGATTGCAAATCGTCATCCTTACATTTGTCCTTGTCCGACTTCTTAGATTTCgacattattttcttataataatttataattatttcaacAAATGTATCCgagaaatgtaaatattttgcgcCTGAATAAAATCGGCGTTGACAGTGACAGCAAATGGGAAGCGTTGCATTGTCAAATGATAGCGAAATACCTTGCTCTTAGCACAGGGTGATCTTaattaaaacgaaaacaaaaatatttaattctgaGTATAATAACAACAGTTtcatgtaataaaataatatcaactgcataaaaaatgtaaaattatacaGTTATAACATTATAACTTCCTTCTGCAATTTTTAAGATATCAagcttatgtatatgtatctaaTAACGGTATAAGTTTAACAAACCTGTTCTTATGTCATAGCAGATGTCAACTATTAACTGCTCAAATCAAAAGTATGCTACCATATTTTTCGAATTCGTACCTTTTAAAAAAACGGTTAGCTCTAAACTACTCGTTTCTTATGATTAATTTGTTACTATATTCTTTTATGCTTAAATGC from Anastrepha obliqua isolate idAnaObli1 chromosome 2, idAnaObli1_1.0, whole genome shotgun sequence harbors:
- the LOC129238982 gene encoding smad nuclear interacting protein 1, whose product is MSKSKKSDKDKCKDDDLQSDTSSNESHSSESESRHRKQKRMKGVSTHSSKKNRSNKYSEQHESSSSSSTSTSGSDSSDTDSETEERKKSKGRENGSKKRENVYETTERGQRRRQRSREREEQSSGGEPNVSKWDSPDRRTRQRSRSRSRQRRKQSRERDRSHERDLERSRSDRYERGNKTRNEYAERDHLPERRDYRERYANRNHNGQWRDDRIKGYDRYNERKEHSRSPRAVREHGRPHGDERIKREPREPSRQQNSPSKRGRPQRRNSRDDDSKNYEWGGKRANEKQDANPTKEEPIDKEKPNFGLSGALLEDTNKVNGVVVKYAEPPEARKPKRRWRLYPFKGETALPTLHIHRQSCFLVGRDRKVADLAVDHPSCSKQHAALQYRLVPFEREDGSQGKRVRLYLIDLESANGTFLNNKKIEPRKYYELIEKDVIKFGFSTREYVLLHENSKEDQEDDDVFIKPEPEDVPDGPNP